A stretch of Spodoptera frugiperda isolate SF20-4 chromosome 6, AGI-APGP_CSIRO_Sfru_2.0, whole genome shotgun sequence DNA encodes these proteins:
- the LOC118267835 gene encoding keratin, type I cytoskeletal 10-like gives MRAFIVLCALVALAAGGAVREKRGFSSGWGGSALSSGWSGGYSGGGGYGGGYGGGFGGGFGGGYGGGSSGGAKVVAVQKVVNVQREITVPQVVNVRKVVSVPQVVTVKQVVPVSGGYSGGGYSGGGYSGGYSGGYSGGYSSGGYSGGSSGGYGGGYSSGGWW, from the exons ATGAGAGCCTTC ATCGTCCTGTGCGCGCTGGTAGCGttggcggcgggcggcgccgtGCGCGAGAAGCGCGGCTTCAGCAGCGGCTGGGGCGGCAGCGCGCTCAGCTCGGGCTGGAGCGGCGGCTACTCGGGCGGCGGCGGCTACGGCGGCGGCTACGGCGGCGGCTTCGGCGGCGGCTTCGGCGGCGGCTATGGCGGCGGCTCCTCGGGCGGCGCCAAGGTGGTGGCCGTGCAGAAGGTGGTCAACGTGCAGCGTGAGATCACCGTGCCGCAGGTCGTGAACGTGCGCAAGGTGGTGTCGGTGCCGCAGGTGGTCACCGTCAAGCAGGTCGTGCCCGTCTCCGGCGGATACTCCGGCGGCGGTTACTCCGGCGGTGGATACTCTGGTGGATACTCCGGTGGCTACTCTGGTGGCTACTCCTCCGGCGGCTACAGCGGCGGCAGCTCCGGCGGTTACGGCGGCGGCTACTCCAGCGGCGGCTGGTGGTGA
- the LOC118267553 gene encoding fibroin heavy chain: MSPRPRPRLTPPRPHYNMRAFITLCALLAVVSGSEIRQKRSFFHGLGGLSALGLDFTSGFSGYGSGHSSGHSSNYGSGYRRNYGYGTSQSGYGVVPSNGYGAGYSGGYYSNTAPVAVPYTTPVPAVGSYAQSYAAPAVYPASSYAAGAGYAAPATRVVAVSKVVNVQREVTVPQVVNVRRVITEPKVITVKQVVPSAGYSGYGAGAPSVYARDFSGAYSAEYSGEYGAASTASAGADSSQAGWW, encoded by the exons ATGTCACCGCGACCTCGACCGCGGCTCACTCCTCCCCGCCCACACTACAACATGAGAGCCTTC ATAACGTTATGTGCCTTGTTGGCGGTTGTGTCTGGTAGCGAGATCCGCCAGAAGAGGAGTTTCTTCCACGGCCTCGGGGGCCTGAGCGCCCTGGGTTTGGACTTCACCAGCGGGTTCTCTGGCTACGGTAGCGGCCACAGCAGCGGCCACAGCAGTAACTATGGCAGCGGCTATAGAAGAAATTATGGCTACGGCACCAGCCAGAGCGGCTACGGAGTAGTGCCGAGCAATGGATACGGCGCCGGCTACAGCGGCGGCTACTACAGCAACACGGCGCCCGTGGCCGTGCCGTACACCACGCCGGTGCCGGCGGTCGGCTCGTACGCGCAGTCGTACGCGGCGCCGGCCGTGTACCCGGCGTCCTCGTACGCGGCCGGCGCCGGGTACGCGGCGCCCGCCACGCGGGTGGTCGCCGTCAGCAAGGTGGTGAACGTGCAGCGCGAGGTGACGGTGCCGCAGGTGGTGAACGTGCGCAGGGTCATCACCGAGCCGAAGGTGATCACGGTGAAGCAGGTGGTGCCCTCTGCCGGCTACTCGGGCTACGGCGCCGGCGCGCCCAGTGTGTACGCGCGCGACTTCTCCGGCGCGTACTCCGCCGAGTACTCCGGGGAGTACGGCGCCGCCAGCACCGCCAGCGCCGGCGCCGACAGCAGCCAGGCCGGCTGGTGGTGA
- the LOC118267587 gene encoding protein FAM98B, producing MKLLVTVVSLLVALAVVSAGHVKRGWGSPVVAYGGGGGGGWGGSGWGGRQSGWNGGGGGWSNGYGWNSGGSGWGGRSGWGGGSGWQGGSGWQGRSGWGGGSGWQGGSGWSGGSGWNGGSGWGGSGWKGKSGWGGW from the exons ATGAAGCTCCTA GTAACGGTGGTCAGTCTGTTGGTGGCGCTTGCAGTAGTGTCCGCCGGGCACGTTAAGAGGGGATGGGGCTCCCCGGTTGTGGCCTACGGGGGCGGCGGGGGTGGCGGCTGGGGCGGCTCGGGCTGGGGCGGACGGCAGTCTGGATGGAACGGTGGTGGCGGTGGCTGGAGTAATGGCTACGGATGGAACTCTGGTGGCTCCGGATGGGGTGGCAGATCTGGATGGGGTGGCGGTTCTGGCTGGCAAGGCGGATCCGGATGGCAAGGACGGTCTGGATGGGGTGGTGGCTCAGGATGGCAAGGAGGATCCGGATGGAGCGGCGGATCCGGCTGGAATGGAGGTTCCGGATGGGGAGGCTCCGGCTGGAAAGGAAAATCTGGATGGGGAGGATGGTAA
- the LOC118267710 gene encoding mucin-4-like, with the protein MRRVPMVCDKPLLPPTSHALTMKLFACTLLLIVSTSASREKRGIFGEPGGLLGGLSSLLSKGSHSSSSHSHSSHKAPHSSHSSHHSHAPPAHSHPVVVHAAPVHAAPVLAAPLHVEPLHSEHVHHSAPLLSSHSLHSAPILESPTLHSAPLYSYAEPLHSHSSLHSAPLSSYDHSPALLSAPIIEAEPLHLEHAPILSAPLSVSHSAPLSLSHSAPLSSSYSAPLSLSHSAPLSLSHSAPLSVSHSAPLSLSHSAPLSLSHSAPLSSSYSAPLSLSHSTPLSLSHSAPLSLSHSAPLSLSHSAPLSLSHSAPLSLSHSAPLSSSYSAPLSVSHSVPLSVSHSAPLRLSHSAPLRLSHSGSHYASHATPIHVSHIAPSHSVHSAPHYSSHSSLHSHHEHHGHHASAAPVIIKVIKAPPRYASGWW; encoded by the exons ATGCGGCGGGTCCCCATGGTGTGTGACAAACCTCTGTTGCCGCCGACCTCACACGCACTCACCATGAAACTGTTT GCGTGCACGTTGCTGCTGATAGTGAGCACGTCAGCATCGCGGGAGAAACGTGGCATCTTCGGTGAGCCGGGTGGTCTGCTGGGCGGGCTCAGCAGCCTGCTGTCAAAGGGCTCGCACTCTAGTTCGAGCCACTCGCACAGCTCGCACAAAGCCCCGCATTCCTCGCATTCCTCGCACCACTCGCACGCGCCGCCCGCACACTCGCACCCGGTCGTGGTGCACGCCGCCCCCGTGCACGCTGCCCCCGTGCTCGCTGCCCCGCTGCACGTAGAGCCCCTGCACAGTGAACACGTGCACCACTCGGCACCTCTGCTGAGCTCCCACTCCCTACACTCCGCCCCAATCCTAGAGTCACCTACATTACATTCTGCTCCTCTGTATTCCTACGCTGAGCCGCTGCACTCCCACTCTAGCCTACATTCGGCCCCACTGTCCAGCTACGACCACTCCCCAGCACTACTCTCTGCGCCCATTATTGAAGCTGAACCTTTACATCTAGAGCATGCTCCCATACTTTCTGCACCCCTCAGCGTAAGCCACTCTGCTCCCCTTAGCTTGAGCCACTCTGCTCCCCTCAGTTCAAGTTATTCTGCTCCCCTTAGCCTAAGCCACTCTGCTCCCCTTAGCTTAAGCCACTCTGCACCCCTCAGCGTAAGCCACTCTGCTCCCCTTAGCTTGAGCCACTCTGCTCCCCTTAGCTTGAGCCACTCTGCTCCCCTCAGTTCAAGTTATTCTGCTCCCCTCAGCCTAAGCCACTCCACTCCTCTTAGCCTTAGCCATTCAGCTCCTCTCAGTTTAAGCCACTCCGCTCCTCTCAGTTTAAGCCACTCTGCTCCCCTCAGTTTAAGCCACTCTGCTCCCCTTAGCTTGAGTCACTCTGCCCCACTTAGTTCCAGCTACTCTGCTCCCCTCAGTGTGAGCCACTCTGTTCCCCTCAGTGTGAGCCACTCTGCCCCCCTCAGGTTAAGCCACTCCGCCCCCCTCAGGTTAAGCCACTCCGGCTCCCACTACGCTAGCCATGCAACTCCCATCCACGTCAGTCACATCGCTCCGTCCCACTCCGTGCACTCCGCCCCGCACTACTCCAGCCACTCGTCCCTGCACAGCCACCACGAGCACCACGGGCACCACGCGTCGGCAGCGCCTGTCATCATCAAAGTGATCAAGGCCCCTCCCCGGTACGCGTCCGGCTGGTGGTGA
- the LOC118267709 gene encoding glycine-rich protein, whose translation MKAALCVVLLVAALASAAEEKKNEKRGLLGLGYGGGFGHGYYGHGLGLYSHSAPIVSHSAPIISHGYGFGGYGGYGGLGHGYGLGLGHGVIASAPVVSHGYSAPLLAGHYGAPLLGLGHGWH comes from the exons ATGAAGGCTGCT CTGTGCGTCGTCCTGCTGGTCGCGGCCCTCGCGTCCGCTGCCGAGGAGAAGAAGAACGAGAAGCGCGGCTTGCTGGGCCTCGGGTACGGCGGCGGCTTCGGGCACGGGTACTACGGGCACGGGCTCGGCCTGTACTCGCACAGCGCGCCCATCGTCAGCCACAGCGCGCCCATCATCAGCCACGGGTACGGGTTCGGCGGCTACGGAGGCTACGGCGGGCTGGGCCACGGCTACGGCCTGGGGCTCGGGCACGGCGTGATAGCGTCCGCGCCCGTCGTGTCGCACGGGTACTCCGCCCCGCTGCTCGCCGGCCACTACGGCGCGCCGCTGCTGGGGCTCGGCCACGGCTGGCATTGA
- the LOC118268000 gene encoding histone acetyltransferase p300-like translates to MRLTIIALVVCACVCLSAADVVHLKAAKAKLIGRLAKAKHHKRGVLTAVPPFKLGYDIPVVTHSVVKPLVVSYPPAAAVAAVKVPLAHPLSTRYPVPVGHKVPVPHPHYGLKFPHHQTKTVLLPKPDHHFHHHHHHVAPKPVVPVVPVAPVPATPVIPVGQPTATVIRPEPAPSPPVLLHQAPLPPPAPLPAPAPVFPAAAPVHTHLFPQEHLRPAVPATPLLAQPPYAPLLPYASQFPYVLRPGNAVQTSFFATYPRFPLLNYQAPVFPLPQAGPAVNQVLYERPQVPHFHVAPQGAPQEGVVFEQPGAHVQPTFLQAHGGIPQHGVHLQPATPTLHLQPAQPGVHLTPELHVHPGQQEVHVHSAQPEVHLAPGQPTFQLQPGQPEVHLHQGQPEVHLHQGQPDVHLHQGQPEVHLHQGQPEVHLHQGQPEVHLQPGVLQAAQPGILPTQPTLNLQPTLDQDGWHPVQAQPHDINSGQAGGQFGQDGQFHQDGQFSQDGQFAQAGNFGHDGQFGQGAHFGQEGQFGQDGHHQFSQEPGTQVYEQHTGDQQYHDYQNQLQHHIQQQLEQAQYEQNHRPAQEYGAPQFGQEGFAQGGQQGQHFGQQDYSQHEQNYAQQGHDYSQQGQNFGQDFSQQGQNFGQDFSQQQPATEYGVPQGAEGRSSGEGEEEPQFHNHIPLMLQPPLDRPLEHFR, encoded by the exons ATGAGACTTACAATC ATCGCGTTGGTGGTGTGCGCGTGCGTGTGCCTGTCCGCGGCAGATGTAGTGCATCTGAAGGCTGCCAAGGCGAAGCTAATAGGACGGCTAGCGAAGGCCAAACACCACAAACGAGGAGTCCTGACGGCGGTGCCACCCTTCAAGCTAGGCTACGACATTCCCGTAGTGACACACTCTGTCGTCAAGCCACTAGTAGTCTCCTACCCTCCCGCAGCCGCTGTGGCCGCTGTAAAGGTCCCTCTCGCTCATCCATTGTCCACTCGGTATCCTGTGCCAGTTGGACATAAAGTACCTGTACCTCACCCACATTATGGTCTTAAATTCCCTCATCATCAAACAAAAACAGTGTTGTTGCCAAAGCCAGACCATCATTTCCATCACCACCATCATCATGTTGCCCCTAAACCAGTGGTGCCAGTAGTCCCAGTGGCCCCTGTACCTGCTACTCCTGTGATACCAGTAGGCCAACCTACAGCCACAGTGATCCGCCCTGAACCAGCGCCTTCTCCTCCAGTGCTACTACATCAAGCTCCTCTCCCACCACCTGCCCCCTTGCCTGCTCCGGCCCCTGTCTTTCCAGCTGCGGCCCCAGTTCACACTCATCTATTTCCACAGGAACACCTAAGACCTGCTGTGCCAGCCACACCTCTTCTGGCTCAACCTCCTTACGCACCACTTTTACCATATGCAAGTCAATTCCCTTACGTTTTACGACCTGGTAATGCAGTTCAGACTTCTTTCTTCGCGACATACCCAAGGTTTCCATTACTAAACTATCAAGCCCCCGTGTTCCCGTTACCGCAAGCTGGCCCTGCTGTCAACCAGGTATTGTATGAGCGTCCTCAAGTTCCTCACTTCCACGTAGCTCCACAAGGAGCTCCTCAAGAAGGCGTAGTATTCGAGCAGCCCGGCGCTCACGTGCAACCGACATTCTTACAAGCTCACGGAGGAATTCCACAGCACGGTGTACACCTGCAACCTGCTACTCCAACTTTACATTTGCAGCCAGCTCAACCAGGAGTACACCTGACACCTGAACTGCACGTACACCCAGGCCAGCAGGAAGTTCACGTGCACTCAGCTCAGCCTGAAGTTCATTTAGCGCCAGGCCAACCGACATTCCAACTGCAACCCGGTCAACCAGAAGTTCACTTACACCAAGGCCAACCAGAAGTGCACCTTCATCAAGGTCAACCAGATGTCCACCTGCACCAAGGTCAGCCAGAAGTTCACCTCCACCAAGGACAGCCAGAAGTTCATCTTCATCAAGGTCAACCAGAAGTACATTTGCAACCTGGAGTGCTACAGGCCGCTCAACCAGGTATTCTGCCCACTCAGCCAACTCTGAACCTTCAACCCACTCTTGACCAAGATGGTTGGCATCCAGTACAAGCTCAACCTCATGACATTAACTCAGGTCAGGCGGGAGGTCAATTTGGCCAAGATGGTCAATTTCACCAAGACGGCCAATTCAGCCAAGACGGTCAATTCGCACAAGCAGGCAATTTTGGACATGATGGTCAATTTGGCCAAGGTGCTCACTTCGGTCAAGAAGGTCAATTTGGACAAGATGGTCACCACCAGTTCTCTCAAGAGCCAGGCACGCAAGTTTACGAGCAGCACACTGGGGACCAGCAGTACCACGACTACCAAAACCAGCTACAGCACCACATCCAGCAGCAGCTGGAGCAGGCGCAGTACGAACAGAATCATCGACCCGCCCAGGAGTACGGAGCTCCACAGTTTGGACAGGAGGGGTTTGCTCAGGGCGGACAGCAAGGACAACACTTTGGACAACAAGATTACAGCCAGCACGAGCAGAACTACGCGCAGCAGGGGCACGACTACAGCCAACAAGGACAGAACTTTGGACAGGATTTTAGTCAACAAGGCCAAAATTTTGGTCAGGATTTTAGCCAACAGCAGCCAGCCACGGAGTACGGCGTGCCGCAGGGAGCTGAGGGCCGCAGCAGCGGGGAGGGTGAGGAGGAGCCGCAGTTCCACAACCACATCCCGCTGATGCTGCAGCCGCCGCTCGACCGCCCGCTCGAACACTTCCGATAG